A single region of the Eleginops maclovinus isolate JMC-PN-2008 ecotype Puerto Natales chromosome 16, JC_Emac_rtc_rv5, whole genome shotgun sequence genome encodes:
- the LOC134878312 gene encoding cytochrome c oxidase subunit 6A, mitochondrial, with protein MSVSPAALVARRALAAASQSSHEGGGRTWKILSFVLALPGVAVCMANCYMKMQSHSHEQPEFVAYPHLRLRTKRFPWGDGNHSLFHNAHTNPLPDGYETSHH; from the exons ATGTCTGTGTCTCCAGCTGCCTTGGTCGCTCGACGGGCGCTTGCTGCTGCGTCACAATCCAGCCATGAAGGAGGAG GGAGGACCTGGAAGATTCTGAGCTTTGTTTTGGCTCTTCCTGGTGTTGCTGTCTGCATGGCCAACTGCTACATGAAGATGCAGTCACACTCACACGAGCAGCCAGAATTTGTGGCATATCCTCACCTGCGTCTCCGCACTAAG AGATTTCCCTGGGGCGATGGCAACCATTCCCTGTTCCATAACGCACACACCAATCCTCTGCCTGATGGATACGAGACTTCCCATCACTGA